The Spinacia oleracea cultivar Varoflay chromosome 2, BTI_SOV_V1, whole genome shotgun sequence DNA segment TAGAGTAATGATGTCAGCGGATGATCCACTATCCACTAACACTCGCCCTACCGTTGAGTTAGAGACTTTCATCTCGATGACCAGCGGATCGtcatgggactcttgaattggaTGACTAGTGTTCCCACCAAATGTCATCACCGGGGCCGATGCCACTTTTAGGACTTGATGTTCCAGTGCCCACAAGCTATCCTTCGCCTTGCTCACAGACCCGCCTGTTGCCAAGCCTCCGGCTATCACTCCAATGTAGTCTCCCGTATCATCACTAAGAGACTCCTTTTCTTTGGCTTTTGCTTTTGGGGGATTCTTCCTTAGGTAATTATTCAGCTTGCCCTTGTCAGCCAAGTGATCCAGTGCCTTTTTCAGCTCCCTACAGTTCTTTGTGGTGTGCCCGCACTCGTGGTGAAACTCACACCAAAGTGACTTGTCTCGCTTTGCTTCGGGCGTACGGATTGTAGGTGGCTTAGGGAGGATGTCTTTTCCTTTGAGATCAAGGTAAATCTCCCGCCTATTGCGGTTGTACCTCGGATCCTCACCATGGTCATCAACCATAACCGACTTTTTGAGGGAGGGCTGAGTTTGGTCGTGGCTGCCGTTAggtcttggcttttgtttttgcCTTGTTCCACTCTCACCACCCCAATTGATCTTACAAATATCTGTGGCTTGAATGTGCATTTCGGCCTTCCCCGTTGCTTCCTCGAGGTTGGACACCCCGGACTTGACCAATTCAAACTTGAAGTCATCTGGCTGAAGACCTGCCAAGAGGGCTGCGAACTTGGTTTCGTCCTTGAGATTGTGTATCTTTAGGACTTCTTCATTGAATCTCTTAATATAATTGCGAAGGGTCTCCGTCTCTCCCTGTCTAACTGCCATTAAGTTGACACTTGTCCTTTGGTGCCTCCGACCCGCCGCGAATTGGCTGATGAAAACCTTTTCAAGCTCACTGTAGCTCTTGATGCTTCCCTTTGGTACGTGCTTGTTGAACCATATAAGGGCGAGACCCTTCAAGGTGGTGGGAAAGTACCTGCACCATGTAGCTCCGCATCCAGTCTGAACGTTCATTTGAGCTGCATAGGCGGCCATGTGTTCTTCTGGATCCGTAGTTCCATCGAAAGGCTCGATGGTAGGGACCTTCACTTTGTCTCGGCGGGGGGTGTTCATTATTTCTTGGGAGAAGGGAGTGAGAGCCTCTTGCAATGACGAGGTATGTCTGTGCCTATCAGTTCTTGGTGGAGGGGAGTCCCATCTTCCTCTTGGGGAGGTATGCCTACCTCTACTCTCTGGGAGAGGCGAGTATGTTCGCTCACGGCGTGGAGGCATCCTTCCTATTCTTGAGGGTGAGTGATGCCTTGGGCGATGAGAAGATGAATGAGCCCCTGGCTGTTGATCGAGGGATGAAACCCTTATCCTGGGGGAACGGCCTCTAGCCCGGCTAGAGGATGAGTGACATCTCCTTATAGGAGAAGGTGAGTGCCTCCTGAGAGATGTCCTTCGAGAGCTGACCTCGATCGGTCTGACTTGTCTTGAAGGAGTGGGGTAGTCTCGTGCGGAGGCCGTAGTCTTAGCACTAGAGGGGGATAGACCTCGGGtgatcctatcattcctgatggCTTCTCTGGCTTGTTCGAGGCGCCTTCTGTGCAAGAGGTCTCGAGCATCAAGGTCTCCTCTGTGCAGTTGTCGATCTTCAATTACCCGGCGTGCATCTTGGCTGGCCCTTGATTGGCGAGGGCGAGGCTGTGCCCCACCCCTGTCACCTAGCCTGTCCTTCACACTTCGGGGTTGTGCCCTGTGGATGGTATGAGATGTTGTGCTCACCTTTGAGCTGGTAGGGTGGTTTGGATGTTTCCTTGAAGGTCCTTCTCCCATTCCTTGGAGGTTGTGGATAGCCTCATTGACTTGAGCAGCCAAATACTCTAGATCCTTTCGGGTGACCAAGTTCTCAGGGTGACCCTCGACATGGGGCTGTTGATTCTCATGGTCCTGATCACCATCGTGATCATCTCCGTTCCTCGGAGTAGGCATCAACACGTAATTGGGATGGGACTCTGATCGATGAGAGGAGGAGTGTTGCCTGGTTCGTCGAGTGTTAACCATGGCTTGTAGTtgacttccccacagacggcgccaactgTTTCTGCGAAGAAAATGCTTAAGTATGAAAATAGGGGAAGCCTCGTCAACCAGGCTGTCGTTTTCCTCCGATCGGTCGTGGTTTGTCCTACAAAAACGGCAAACGTAAACTGGCCCGGGGGGTTTCCGGgaaaaccctctccgacgctcaagtcagtccttgtagagagagaaagtagtgagagAGTTAGTTTGGGAATTATTGCATACCTCAATAATGATTAGGTGAATCGTATTTATAGTAATGCTGGATggcattattagtaaatatatGCAAGTGTAGGGGTATGGAACCTTGGGCTTGTAGGAGGCTGAGATATGGGCCCCTAACTTCTGGTTTGAGCCCATTAGGAGATTTGTGTTTGAGGGTATTTTTAGTATTTTCCTTTAagagggtattttggtaatttgtgTAAAAGGTGGGTCCCACAGGGGGCCCGAAcaaggtcaagtattaagggacggccgataaggaaaacaggtcaagtattccgagacggagggagtactaggtATAGTATACTTTTGTTAGTGCCGGTAATTGATTTTAGAATATGTAAGGAAGGTCACTTTTGTGAATAGTGACTAGTGAAGTAGTGGGCATTAGTTCTTCATAGTTGAACTTTGATCATCAATGGTGTGAAACAAATTCACATTGCAAACAGTATCTTCAATAATAAATACGCACTCTTTCTTTGATAGTATACGAAACAACATGAATATCGCTCGCAATTATGTAGGTGAAAAAATATCTAAACTTTTTAGAGGAGTGAAAATGTATATGATCATTTACAATAGATAGTGTCCCAGTTGAGGATATAGAACAGTATTTGGGCCGATCCGATCTTCCAATCAAGCCTCGACCGTGACATGCACAGTAAAAATGTTAACTAGTCTCGGGGGTAATTCGAGAATTCCTCCTCTGATGTTTAAGTTAGTTAATGCATGTTGCTCTGTCATAAATGCTAAATGGAATTGTTGGTGATGTTTTTATGTCTTTGACAATTAATGAGGGTCCATATATATATAAACGAATGACCGTATGGATGGTACGATCTATTATCCGCTTGGTTATAACTCGTGTCTTTCGGGTCTGGCATGGTCCAGTCTGGCTAAATAAAGCTGGATGGATTATCTTAGTCGTATAGGCCGACTAGAGCTTATAGCCTTAGGATGACTTGTTGGAGTATATCTGGGTAGAGGGTGCTCTACTGATGTGCCGGTAGGACATCCCGTACAAATGTAAGCTCAATAAATTAAACAACTAAAAACACAGAGGAAAGTAAtaatgagtatttgaaactCAACTCAAACAAAGTTCTATAGACAGTAACTAATTGGTTAAGTCATTAGTCATACACTCCCCTTTCTTATCAGCCATAAAATGTTTCTCATGTGTAGACGCTAACACATTCCGAGTAAGTTTTGTATAAAATAAATTCACACTCATAAGATCGTTGACATCACCACGCAACCTATAACTATTAAAATATATCTATTTAACTATAAgaatgtaatttttttaattataaagtGTAACTTTTGTCCTATCTTCGGTCTTAAATAAAAGTTGTAGCACACTCTAGTACATCATGAATGATTAGATCCTTTAAAATGGGAAAAAGAAGAAATTATGAGATTAATGATTTGTGCATAGGCTAATGGTGGTCCTTAAATGGGCCTAAAAGACCCATATAAGGATCCATCTGATATGGACCGTTAATTTGAAAAACGATCTAAGAGAAGGACAGGAGATTAAATAGAAACGCAATTTTTTGGCTGCACAGCTGTACCCCTAATCAAACAACGTCGTGTGATGCGGGTACAGCCagcgctggctgtaccccccgaAAACGACGCCGTTCAGCGTATTTTTATCCCCTTCATGAGTTTCCTAAGttttctaacttttttttttttgtttcttcttcttcaagttGCGATATATCTTGTTCTTAGagtttatttcgattttttctctcctattttctctctcctctgtttccaTGGAGCTCGCAGTTATGGAAAATTCTGAAGCTCTTTTCGAATCTAATTCTGGAATTTTAAGTACATTGATGTCAGAACGtaagtttatatttttattattttcatttatttgttttgatttcaatgtttttggttttgattgttttcgattttatattttgattttggataaaatgtgtttagaattttgttatttttcgtGTTTTCGCTGGATATTTCGATTTTgatttgtttctttgtttttgttttctgcagattttcttatttttttgcaATTGTACGTTattttttgttcgatttttattcataattttatttattatcaaTGTATATAATGTTAATGAATTTTTAGCTCAGATCTTATGAacattatatattttgataaaatacaTATTATGTTATGAATTTTTGAATTGTTCTGTCCCAAGAGAAAATATTGTTCATTGTTTACTTATAACATTCTTAACAAATATATGAATATTCAGTTCAAGGAAATTGAACATTGTCTACAACaataatgaacattttattgaATGACTTTGAATGTTACGTATATTAGTAATGAACATTGCATTGaaatatattgaatattttttatttagatAATGAACATTGTATTGTATTATATTAAACTTTCTATTAAGAGTTATTGATCATTACCTATGTTACAATGAAcatttaattcaagtattttatcattatttataatttataatgaacattttatttaatgattttgaatattACCTATGTTCGtaattaccattttatttaagtACATTGAACAACACCTAATTAAGCAATGGACATTCTATTTTtaacattactattttaatattgaatattttatttaaggatATTGAACATTTCAATTTTCCATTGTTAGTTATTATTGAAATTGATCATTCACTATTTTAACATTGAACAATCACTAGTTTAACATTGAACATTTCTTCCTTTCGCAGTGAATAAGGAAGTAAGTCTTTTTGTTGAAGGGTCAGAATCTATGTTAATGATGAAGGAAGTTAAAAATGAAGACGAAGCTTATGATTTGTATAATGAATATGCTTTTAGTAAAGGTTTTGGTATTAGGGTTGGGAAAGGTCGGAAGCGTCAAAACAGTGAATTTTATACTATGAAACGGTTCTTGTGTAGCTGCGAAGGGGTTAAAGATGAAAAAAGGAAGAGAACAAGGTCTTATGCTAGATTGGATACGTGTACTGGGTGTACTGCTTTTGTTCAGTTTTCTATTGGTAAAGATGGTACAGCCAAGTTGGGTGTACCTGGGTATTTTACCTGCAGCGTCGTTTTGGGCAGGGGTACAGCCATCTTGGCTGTACCTGGGTATAGCAATTAGGGATATAAAAAGAAAAGAGCTCCTTTTACGTGGACCATTGAAACTAGTACATGTTACTCCACTTTATgatatttttcatatttaagGGGGAGAAATATGAGCCGTTTGATAAGTTATAGCATGATTAGCAATTTAGCATCCGACAATTAGACTACTTAGGATCATGATTAACCCAAATATAATTTACAAGTTTCCTTTATCTCACCATTTAAAGTTgtttaatttttagaaaaaacaTGTATTGGACCCGAGAAACCCATTAAGATAAAAGGAAGAGGTTAATTTACTTACAAAtctaataaattcagataatttGATATACAAATTTGTAGGAAATACGGCCTAATGGTTAGACCATTTTTAtgtactgaaaccaattagttatgcactttaactaattagttaatcactaAAATCAGTTACTCCGTAGTTAAGCccgaaattcaattagttaagcaacgaaaccaattagttatgcaaccgaaccaattagttaagcactgaaccaattaattaaacaataaaactgattagttaagcaatgagatcaattagttaagattttatgagttttagttaataataagtttgttaaaaaataataactattcgactcataaatttaacaatttgtctttataccttaactattttgttattcaattagttacgattttattacttttagttatgttttacactagtttagttagtaccaaaaaTGTTGTCTAACCGTttgacggtcttacacaaaaatgTTTGTTAaggataagttccaataagttcagaaaagTTCCAATAACTTTAGatattaataataacaataataataataataataataataataataataataataatattattattattattatatttattttttttatttttttattattcatttttattattgtaattttattattatttttattattattgtaatgaataataaaaatagataataaataaatattaataataatattaaaataataataataataataataataataataataataaatacggagtacgtAATAAAATAATGAACATAGACCACTTGAGGTTTTATGCTCCTAGGAAATAACTATGGCCctattctgttcaccttattttacttatttcaggaaaactaagttcagataagttcagttaagttcagataagataagttcaggaaaaataagtgttggccaagtacaatttataactaaaataagttttgataagttcagataagttcagttaagttcagataagttcagataagttcagttaagttcagataagttcagataagataagttcacgaaaaataagtggaaatcaggtgaatagaacgcagcctaCATTTCTTGTGATTAACTACTTCCTAGGAAATATACTAGGAATTCAGGTTTTACTATATCCACGCTTTTAACTACTTCTATAGGGTAATTAAACTCGTGATTTATGCAACATTTTGGGAAATAATTTGTTATATCTTGGGGggtcgtgcgcgctagcgcacggacCACCAACTAGTATAAAGGAAAAACGCAAAACCCAAAAGgttctcccttttttttttgtttcaagtGGAAATAAAGGTAAACATTTGATCTTTATTAAAATCCCtcaaaaaatacggagtaaaatTTAGAATCCTTGTTATTGTTGGACTTATATAAGTGCATTATGAATCCTATTCTAAAATCAATTGACAATTAATAAAGTGAGTCGTTACATTTAGTAGTTATCATCTTTTTCTCTGATACTTAAGTCAGTTAATGCATATTTTCAGTTGCTTGTTCTTATAGGCACCTCCCGTTATAAGTATGTGGGCGTAACACCCGCATTAGCCACCGAGAAATGAATGGCATAGCGGTAAAATACACGTCTTTCACCACACATTAGACGAGGTAAGTACCCGTATGGGTAAAGACTAAAGATCCACCCATCATTCAAATAACCCTTACACATAAaaataacggttttttcatgaaataccctcgaggtttcatataatgcaccaaatacacctgcgtgtttcaaaatacataatatacccctatttaaacttatttgcaccaaatgcccctgaacttaacggaagtctaacGCCGTTAGTAATTAACCTCTAATTAATCTAATTAACCccttaattaacctaattaaaccTAATTAACTCTAAACTATCCTAAACTAATCCTAATAACTACCTAACTACAACAAACACCAATCCACCATTGTCGTCCTAATACCATAACCACCGTACCTGCAAACACCTTCGTTGGCCCTTGCGTCACGTCGGCATACTCCGGCTCCCTCGCTTGACATGTCAGAGCCGCCGACGCACCTCACCGTCCCCTATTCTTGCTCCCTATTCATGAACCCATGCCTCCACAACCCAACTCAATTCTGTTAACTCTCCACGAAGTATATCATTTTTCATCTCTCCACCTTTACCCCATCACCATTAACACTAAATTACGTGTGGGCTTCGTCGAAGTCGAACGCAGTTGCTGCTAGTAGTGGAGGGAGTTGTGAGCTTTACTACGACAATGGTGGAGGATCTGGGCTTCGATTAAAGGACATCCATGGTTAACTACCATGGAATTGGCTTGAACGAATGAGAGGGGAAGGGATACATTACAAGAAATCAGATAACAAATCAAACCCAATTCTAATATGAAACCACACAACACCAATTTACAAGAACAAAccaaaataaaattagaacatcCCAAATTCAACCGCCTTCAAAGTACCGCCGGGAACACAAATTTTGTTTTTCCATAATCCCATTATTTGTGCTTAATCATCGCAAATCATCACAAATCATCCCAAACACCAATTTTGTTTTTCCATAATCCCATTAATAGTatggggaaagagaagagaagatgAAGGTTAGGGTTTGATCAATTAGGGGTTAGGGTTTCTGGGTCTTCAGATTGGGCGTTGAGGGTAGAAATGAGCGAGCCGATCCACCATGCTTGGGCCCACATGAAGTAGCGTAGGTTGGTTTGCCGGCGGGGTTTACGGGGGACTTTTGATTAAGGGTGGTGGCGGTTGTGGGTAGAAATGAGCGAGTCGAACCACCACCGTCGCTGCCTCTGCTGCGGTTCCCCAGGTAGGTGGAGATGGGCGTGGAAGTTcggtagtggtggtggtgggaggtCGGTAGTGGTGCCGCCGGTTGGGGTAGTGGTGTCGGGTTGGGATGCTGGAGAATGGTGGTGTTGAATTGAGTGATGGTGGGAAGGAGGAGGAAGAGAAGCAAGGAGATGAAGTTAATTAGTTAATTGGGGGCTAATTAGTTAATTAggagttaattttttaattaattaggtttaattaacaGATTTGGGGTTAATCACTAACGGCgttagacttccgttaagtTCAGGGATATTTagtgcaaataagtttaaataggggtatattatgtattttgaaacacgcgggtgtatttggtgcattacgcGAAACCtcgagggtatttcatgaaaaaaccgtaaaaatAATTACGTAAAATTAAGATCTAAATAAATAGGCTGGCTTAGTTggtaacttctttttttttcctttttcttttttttgacagTCACAGTTGTTaactttttgttttgaagaaatataGCAACTTGCAATAAAGTGAAAGGTTCGAACATATATATTATATCTTGAACACATATTGATTATTGCCCATATATTACACAAATACTTAATATATATTATCCCGTCTCATTTTACTTGCTCAACTTTGACCAAAAACTCTCACTAAGATGGGTCTTATTCTTATTTAAaagattctattttttttttaatgtgagCAGTGATTGAGAATGGCCCAATGTTTTTGGAGTTTGTGGTCATGGACTTGGGCAAATGACATCAATCAAACAAGGCCTTATTTTGACccgattttcacttatttttgaaaaaataagttaaataagTGAATATTAGATTAATAGAATGCATCCTTATGGTCATTAAGTCCTTAATGAATATATGCTATTTTTTCTACCCGTAATTCATATCATTTACTGATTTTTGTAAAAGACGTATGAGTTGGGAAAATGTTAGATCACATGTTACGTCTTCCACCTTTTACTTTAGCTTAAAAAGTTTCCGAGCATGTCCTGCCAATTAAGTAATACTAGACGGTCTGATAGAAGAAAAACACCatttgaaaattttgacaatTAATGATTTTTTCACCTTATTGCTTATTAGACTAGATTGACCATAAAaattcagaccagaccagaccattCACAAAAAATATTCAGATCAGAACAAACCAAActagaacaaaaaaaatagtgTAGACAAGaccaaaaactaaaaaaatcacATCCGACCAGATGAAGGGAATAAAGGCAAAATTAGAGATTCAAGAAGAATCCCATCGACTAACTCATCAAGCCAAAACTTAagggtacaaaaaaaaaaaaaacgagagATATTTTTTATGAACGATTTCCCTCGAAATAGCTAAAACGATAACTAATTCTCAATTTACATTAGTTTAAAAACTATTTTCCATGTTACCGTCCACGTAGGATCgcgtacgattttttttttttttttttaataataagatGAACCGCTAACACCAATAGCGGCTTAACCTAAAGAGCCACTAACACTATTAGCGGTTCTATATGTTAAATCGCTACCACTGTTAGCGGTTCATCTTATCATAGGTTTCATGCACATACTAAGTTTAATGGTAATAAGATGAACCGCTAACAATGGTAGCGGTTTAACATATAGAACCGCTACTAGTAttagttgtttttttttgttaaaccTCTACTGGTGTTTGCAGTTCAtctttttttaaataataaaaaatacaaaactcGTACCTGATCGTACGTGGACGGTACcatggatttttttttaaaacaaatacaAATTGGGAACTACTTTTCGTTTTAGcaatttttaggaaaatcgatcattttttaatttttacatttgtAGGCAATAAAGTTGAATTGAGTTTTCTTGTCAATTTAATGATCAAAGACCCTCAACTTCTCAACTTGGATAGAAGAGTCAGAAAAGTGACCTACCCCAAATGAATAAGGTTGAAGCTTATTTATTTCATAGGGTGCACACACCATAGGTCCATATGTTATGTTTGTAAATTCTAACACCTTTCATCAAATCTTAATCATTCGTATTTAAGATTTTTGTTTGTATATTGAACAATGTTAATCATTGAATATGAAATATTGGCCGGCATCATGCAAGATATGATGCATAAATTCAAATATAATCTAGCAAGTAGAGCTTGGATATTGTTTTCCAATGGTTATATTAAAGATTGAGATCCTTATCCAAGTGTTTTGAGATGGACGACCAAGCGAACCGTACTAGCTCTATTGATATAATGTATACGGGGTATTTAAAATTGTTATGAACTACGTTgtattatatttttttgtatCTTGATCGGTGATAAACTTAGAGTGTTGTTCTAAAAATTGCTAGAATCGAACGATAAACCAATAAACCTAATATGTTACGTGCATAGAAACTTATACACGGAGTACTGCGTATATATGAGTCGATCTTCACAAGCTAGTCAGAATTTCAGAACCCTTAATTTTGTTGCATTTCCAATTTTCCATGTCTTTGGTTATTTGGTTAGCCCTCAACATTAAATTTTGTTTCCGTTTGTCCTaattagacctggttatcgggcggggagggtcagggtcggtgcgggtcaaaagagggtcgggtattaaaagggtcatttttagcgggtcgataatgggcgggtcaaaacgggtcgcgggtcaatagcgggtcattagtggtcaggtcaataaacgagcaatgaaaaatgaaaaacaaaagagccatgtgcaactacaagtaaatacgaagctatacacgtaattttttgtatcattactattttaattttcaaaataattgtagtataagtttgaccctataatgaccctgtccaataaaggccctgtccaataggagccctgcccaataaaagccctattaacttgaccctaaccctatatccattgaactaccctgtccaataaccaggtctagtccTAATCACAGAAGACAGAGTCATAGACCCTTGACCATGAGGTGAGTCTACAACAGTCGAGTGTATGCATCCACATCATCATACTTCATAATACCGTCCTTTGGTTTTTAAAATTATGATGGTATATATGGAAAAACACATACTATTTGGAATTGAGTACTATTGGAGTATATGATCAAGCTACTGCTACTGATCAAGCTGCTGCTGATCAGGTTGATCACAACAAACACAACAACAATCACAACCAACAGTTAATCACTACTTTGCTGGCTAAGTTGTTTGACTTGGAGGATCAAGATACATGGATTAATGACATATTGACATGGCAGCTCACCACACAGATTGATGACATGTACTAGGTtgttagagcaactccaatggtggaC contains these protein-coding regions:
- the LOC130467165 gene encoding uncharacterized protein; the encoded protein is MELAVMENSEALFESNSGILSTLMSELNKEVSLFVEGSESMLMMKEVKNEDEAYDLYNEYAFSKGFGIRVGKGRKRQNSEFYTMKRFLCSCEGVKDEKRKRTRSYARLDTCTGCTAFVQFSIGKDGTAKLGVPGYFTCSVVLGRGTAILAVPGYSN